Proteins encoded within one genomic window of Arachis ipaensis cultivar K30076 chromosome B08, Araip1.1, whole genome shotgun sequence:
- the LOC107611418 gene encoding uncharacterized protein LOC107611418 — MVPDYRAKAETKEKCQKNAKNRSKQLYTYTGGSKSIARRMEEEVLYFFIHYLDYLYELIFIDFVEYGNGKNFDVTVGTNKEGESVEESYGSQCTKKKDGSYINDEARAIGEKIEEIEQHDESSRVLSQSNSIGQVFGKEKPGRVRGVGFGPSPTQLFGLNSHALGNGVQLEETQRKLIELQAELEGEKLKRMAMEDEATTENKRMKVMESALIYLFQRQGKELPPDIAAGMSFVE, encoded by the exons ATGGTTCCTGACTATCGCGCCAAAGCTGAGACAAAG GAGAAGTGCCAGAAAAACGCGAAAAATCGATCAAAGCAACTATATACCTACACTGGCGGTTCAAAAAGCATCGCACGACGGATGGAAGAAGAAGTACTTTACTTTTTCATTCACTATTTGGACTATCTCTATGAATTAATTTTCATTGATTTTGTGGAATACGGTAATGGCAAAAACTTTGATGTTACAGTCGGAACAAACAAGGAAGGAGAGTCGGTAGAGGAGAGTTATGGATCACAgtgcacaaaaaaaaaagatggcTCCTATATCAATGATGAAGCAAGAGCAATCGGT GAAAAAATTGAGGAGATTGAGCAACATGATGAGTCTTCTAGGGTGTTGTCTCAAAGTAATTCCATTGGTCAAGTTTTCGGAAAAGAGAAACCGGGTAGAGTACGTGGTGTGGGTTTCGGACCGTCTCCTACTCAACTCTTCGGTTTGAATTCACATGCGCTAGGCAACGGAGTCCAACTAGAGGAGACCCAGAGGAAGCTGATTGAACTGCAGGCAGAGTTGGAAGGTGAGAAGTTGAAGAGGATGGCGATGGAGGATGAGGCAACAACAGAGAATAAAAGGATGAAGGTGATGGAGAGTGCTCTAATTTATCTATTTCAACGGCAAGGTAAGGAGCTGCCACCAGACATCGCTGCAGGGATGAGTTTTGTGGAATGA